A segment of the Streptomyces sp. P9-A2 genome:
ATGACCTGCCGGCCGGCCTTGGCGGTGACCGGCTCCGGTGCCGCGGACTCCGTGCCACCGAAGTTCACGGTGCTCACTGCGCGGGCTCGATCGTCTTCAGCGCCCGGAAGGTGACCGGGTCGAGACGGACGCCTCCGGATCTGTTGGGGTCGAGGACCGCCAGGCCGTCGAGGCGCTTCAGGAGATGCTCGGCGGCCTGAAGGGACTCCTCTTCGCTCTCGTCGAAGAACGCTGCGGCGATGTCGCCCGGAGTCATGGAGGCCTTGCCGTCCGCGTACTCCTCGTCGCTGTAGAACTGGGCCCAAGCCGCCAGTCGGGAGACATCGACGGGAGTGAAACCGGCTGCCTTCAGATGGGCCGCTGCGGCGTCAGGAGTGCCCAGACGCTCGTGCAGGCTCTGGAGGACCTCCTTCTGCCGCATGCCGGAGCGCACGTTGTGCATGGCGGTCTCGACCAGGCCGGGCCATCCCCCGGTGGAGTCCATGAGGCCACGGCGTTCCTGCGGGGACCCGAACGGCGACTCCGGCCAGGCGCGCACACTGTCGACGGTCCACCGCTGCGGCAGGACGAGGCCGGCTCCTGTCTTCTCCGCTTCCGCCGTGGTGCCCGGCGAGCAGAGAACCACGGCGTACCGGCGGGGCGCGTCGGAGGCCGAGTCGGTGTCGGGTGCCGTGCCCCCGGTGTGCTTGACGAGTTGCTCGGCGGCCTCCCCGACCTGATCGGCGTTCCGGCCGCGCAGGTCCACGAAGAGGAGCCGGGAGCCCTCGCGGCGTGAGGTGGCGGTGATCGCGTCGGTGAGGCGGTCGTCAGGTCCAACGCTGATGATGTCGAGGCCGTACCCCTCTGCGTACGAGCGCAGCCCGTGTTCGACGTGGTCGTCGCCGAGTGCCCGGGTGCAGGGCACGAACGTGGTGCGGGTGGGGTGGCCGAGCATGTCGCTGAGCTGTCCCTCGGTGAGCGGGCTCCTTCGCTGAACGCGGCCCCGAATGTCGATGGAGCGGCGGGCGGTGCGCGGGTTGTAGTCGTAGGGCAGGTCGAACTCGGTGTCGTTCAGCTCGCTCTGAAGCTCGTTCCGGGTGCCGAGCATGTTGACGACGTTGGGGCTGCGCATAGCGTAGGCGCGTTCCTCGCCGGGCACCCGGATGAGTAGACCCAGGCCCACCATCTCGTCCAGGAAGAGGGTCAACTGACGTTCGCTGTTGAGAGGGAAGCCCTCTTCCCAGATCTCGTGGGCGTCCTCCAGCAATTCGCTGGGCCGGGACGCGTGCGCGTAGCCGTGCTCGAGGCTGCGCAGGGCGACCAGGAGAGTGAGTACGCGGTAGCGGTCCTCCAGGTTGATGGTGTAGCGCAGGCGTTCCGCGATGAGCTCGCGGACCCGCTCCAGGTTCGCGACCACCTGAACGTCGTCCCAGGTGATGGGGGCGTGCCGACCACTGGGGGGCATGGCGCGCTGCTGCATGTAGGCGACGAGGTGGTCGCAGAAGATCTGCACCAGGTTGGCCTGGTAGTTGGTGACGCCGAGGATGTGCCAGACCAGGTCGGGAGTCTCGAAGGTGAGTCCGACGGCGGCCAGGGGCTCCTCGACGAGCCCGACGGCGGCCTGCGGCTTGAGCGGACCGACGAGGACTCCTGGCCCACCGTGCGCGGTGACCACGTTGGTGAGGTGGTTGAAACGCTGAACCTGGTGCAGACCGGCGAAGACAACCTTGAACGACCGGCTGGTGGTCTCCATCAAGCGCTGGAGCCGCTTGACGGTGCGGAAGGTCGACTGGCCGCCACTGGTGTAGACGGTCTGGGCGTCAGCGGTGAGGAAGGCGTCGGCCTCGTCCGCGAGCAGGAGGACGCGGCGGCCGGGCTCGGCCTCGATCCACTGCTGGACTGTTTCGGCGATCACGTCGACGGTGGCGGCACGGCCGGGGACGTTCGCTCCGATGACGCCGCGGCGCTTCAGCTCGGCCAGCAGGACCCGCCAGATGCCCTCCGGGGGTTCGGCGTGTCCGATGTCGGCTTTGAGGAGGTCGATGTAGACGGCGATGTGGCGCTTCGAGTCGGCCTTCTGGAACACATCGACCGCTTGCCGCAGAAGGGACGACTTGCCGAGCTGGCGACCGCCGAAGAGGAAGATGGACCCGTCGGGGCTGAGGATCTCCTGCATCTCTTCGGCGCGGCCCTTGAAGACCTCCGGCGGAACGAGCCCCGCGACGTGCGGGGTGTAGGGGGTGTAGCCGGTCCAGGGCAGGGTGACGCGCTGCGTCACCCTGAATGAGCGCGGGGCGCGGGCGGCGACCCAGCCGACGACGGCCGGGTCGACGAGCAGGGCTTGCTGGCCGCGGTTGCGGGAGGCGAGGGCGAGTTGGCGGCGCCCTTCCGTGCCGAGGGGCTGGAGGTAGAGGATCAGGTTGGCGCCGATGGCCGATTCGGGAAGGTGGCGCAGCGGTCCTTCGCCCCGTAGTTCGTCGGCGATGACGACGACCTTGTACACGCGGCGCGCCTGGGAGCCGAGGGCGGCGACGTAGCCGGGGGTGCTCTCGGTGATGTCCGCGCGCACGCTGAGCCGGGTGACGCCGTGCCGGGCCTCCTCGACGTTGGCCTCGTTCACGTTCAGACCGAGCAGGCGCAGGACGCTCTTGACCAAGCCGCGGATCTTCCGCTGGTCCCGCTCGCCGATCAGCCCTTCCCATGAGTCGAGTCCGGCGACCGCGTTCTGCACCAGCGAGTCGTCGCCCGCGTAGTGCTTGGCCCACCAGCGGGCGCTGACGCCGTGCCGGGCGGGCTGGGGAGCCTTGGAGTGGGCGATGCCCTGCAGGAAGCGTGCCAGTTCCTCGCCGGCCGGTTCGGCGGGGGCGGGCAGAGCCTCGCCGCGGCGGGCGAACGACAGGAGCTCTTCGGCGGCGACCGTCTTGCCTTGGTCCAGCAACTGGCGGATGCGCCTCCGCTCGACTTCGGGTAGGCGGGCGGCGTCGAGCTGGCGGTAGAGCTTCTCGGTCTGCTGCTTCTCCAGGTCGCGCAGGTCGTGGCCGATGGAGGCGATGGCGCGGAAGCGTTCCCCGAAGCGGTCGCCGTGGCTGTCCCCCTCCAGGTCGAGGAGCCGGGCGGTGAAGTCGTGTTCCTCCTCGGGCTTCAGCAGGTTCTGCACTCGGATCTGGGCGAGGACCAGCTGGGCGCTTCGGTGTTCCTCAGCGCATCTACGATCCCAGGTGACAGCCGCGTCGGCGATGCGCTGGCGCCACTCGGCGAGCTGCGCGGTCGTCAGGGCGGCGCCGACGATCCGCCCGTGCTCGAGCCGCTCGAGCAGGCGGATGGCGAGGTGGAGGTCGCCTTCGTCCCGGTGGCATTGCAGCGCGACGGCGGGGTCGGCCGGGCCGAGCAGGCCCAACAGCGCCCCGAGCGCGTCCGGGTGGTCGAGGTTGGGTTCGTCCTGTCCCTCGTGGACGTGCCAGTGCAGTTCGGGCAGGTGCAGCAGGCTTTCGGCGGGCGGCCGGAAACCCGTGTCGCGCGGCTCGGGGACGTAGGAGCCGTCGAGCCAGCGCAACAGCAGCGCGAGGAGGGCTCCGCCCACGCCGGGCAGCGGTTCGGCCTGACGTGCGTCCGCGATCGCCCGCATCAGATCCCGGCCGATGTCGCGGCCACCGGACGGGCGCGGGGACGAGGCGATGCGCAGAGCCGTTGTCAGCAGGTCCCGAACGGTCTTGATGCGGGCGCGGAGCTGGTCACGGGCTGTCGAATGGATGTCGTTCTTCGACTGCTTGGGCGTTCGCTTGGCCCGGTCGGTGGCATCGATGATCCGGTCGGCGGCGTCGGAGCGCTTGTAGTGCTCTTCCATCTCCTGGGAGAGTTCCTCCGCATCGACCCGCCCCTCGCCCCAGCCCTGGATCAACTTCAAGGTGTGTCCCAGCCGGCCGTCGGGCGCGGCGAGGGCCTGCAGGACGATCGTGCCGCGCTGGAGCTTGATGGTGCGCAGTGGCAGGTCGAGTGCGAGCTGCCGTGCCCGGTCACCGATCTCCTCACGCCGGTCCGTGACCGGCGTCGCCGTCGGCTTGCTCAGGTCGCCCGGCTGTATCCCGGTGGACTGCCGTACCGCGTGCACCAACTCGTCCATCACTGATGCCCACGGCTCGGGCACGCCAGGCATCGACGTGAAGTCGGTCAGGACGCTGTTCGCCCAGTGCGCCGACAGGCCGCTGCGGATGGCCGCGGTCAGCAGGACCATGTAGGCGTCACGGTCGTCGTCCCAGGGGCGCCCGTCGTCCGCCGCCTCGATGAGCTCTTCGGCCTGTACCTGAAGGTCGTAGGCCCCGGCCGCAGACGTGTGGAAGGCGGCGTCCGCGAAGGCGAGCGCGAGGGTGCGGTGAGCAGGGGCACCGGCGGCGCGGGTCAGCCAGTAGGACTCGGCCAGCCGGCCCCCGGCGATGAGGGTCTCCACCGGGGAGGGAGCGCCCGACCAGACGTCCGACGCGGCGGGGGAGGGGGGAGCGGCGGGCTCGGCCGGCGCCGTTTCCTGGGGATCGGCGGAGCGTCGCGGGACGGTGGCTGGTGCGTGAGGTGCCGGTGTCGTCGCCTTCTCCGCCGGAATGTCGGTGGACGGCTCGGTGGGTTGCTCGACCTCGGGCCGCGATACCTCGTGCGCCGGCGCGGGTTCGCCGGCCTCGGCCACCGCGGCGATGCCGCCGCCGGATGCGGGATGCCCGGCCTCGGACCGGCTCACTTCCCGTTCCTGGCGTCCGCCCGGTGTTTCCGTCGGCTCCGCCTGCGCAACGGGGCCGGGCACCTCTTGGGCGACAGGCTCGGCCTCTCCCGCCGGGGCGGGCGGCGGCTCGGCGCCGTCCTTGGGAGCGGCCTCGGGCTCGGGCGTTTCAGGGTTCTCTTCGGCGGAGGCACCGGCTGGTTCCGGTCCTGGGCCGGACTCAGGCTCGTCCTCGGGCTCCGCCTCCGTCCCGTCGCCGAAGTCGCCGGCCTCCGCGTCGGTGGACCGCGCGGCCTCGGCGCCCGACGCGTTTGCACCGAGCTCTCGGAGGCGCTGCTCGAACTGAGCGATCTGAACGCGGAAGTTCTCCCGCACCAGCTCGCTCGTGGCCATGTCGAGCATGGTCCGGACCTCGTCCAGTGCCTGCGTGGTCGCCCTGATCTCCTGGTCGGCCTCTTGCCGACGGTGTTGCTCCTCCCGCAGCCGCTCAACGAGTATCTGAGCCGCGGACCAGTCCTGGCCGTCGCCCCATGCCGCTTCCACTCCGGCGCCCGCGAAGACACGGTCCAGAGCCCGACGTTCCCGGACCCACGACACCGTGTCGCGCAAGAGCTCTCGGTCGGCGGCCGGCCGCCCGTCGCGGACGGCCGCGGCAAAGGCGTCCAGTTTTCCGGCCAGCGAGGCTCCAGCCTCCTTCAGCCGCGCGATCTCCAGCTCGATCCTGTCGGCGTCCAGTTCCACCACGGTCTCGTTTCCGTGCGCTCCCCGGGAAACGGCTGTCTCGTCGGCGGTTCTCGATGGGGCCGCCTTGTCGGTGCCCTTCCGAACCCGGACAGCACAGGGCAGCCGCTCGTAGTCGACTTCTGTAAGAGGAACGGCATCGCTCATCGCAGCGTCCAAGAGTTCTTCCGCATGGCTGTGTGTGAAGGGATGGGCGGGCGCCTCGGAGGAGAGGGAGAGGCCATGGAGCATGAGCTGGGCCAGGTCCGGCGGCAGGTCCTTCAGCATCTGTGTGAGCTGTTCGAGGTCGGGGTCCTGGATCTGTTCCTCGTACCCCAGCTCACACAGCCGTGAGTTGGCGAGCCTCATGCCGCATCCGCAGACGTTGAGCAGGAACGGCTCCGGCGCTCGGGTGACCCACATGCGGGCACCGGACGTCCTGCGCAGCTTCGCGGTCGCGGGGCCGCCGTGGTACTGCAGAGCAGTCGGGCCGTGTGCCTTCTCGATGTGCCGCAACAACGAGAGCACCAGCTCAGGTGTCTCCTGCAGCCATTGCCGGAACGACGAAACCGAAAACACGGTAAAGCCCCCTCGCCATGTACCTGGCGCGCACCTCGGCCCGGATTCGCCGGGTGATGCCCGATCGCGCCCCCTTGCGATCGAGGAAGTTCCTTGCGGCCTCCGATGACGGGAGTTCGCTGGGCTTTCTGGAGTGCACGATCGGTAAGACGCGTCCGAGACGCAATCTTCCCATGCGGCGGCGGGGGTCTCCGCTCATTCCGAGGTTCCGATGGCATATCGACCGGTATGGGTATGGTGTTGACCGAGGAAATCGACGAATATTCACTGGAAGGTCGACGAATACCCAGGTTCACTGGACCAGTTGATCGTTTCTCGTGTCTTTCCGGAGTGGGCGCATGCCCGGCGACCACCGACTGACCGTCCCGTGTCCGCGTGCCCACCGCCGAGAACCGGCCCTCGTCGGCAGTGGCTGTGTGAAGAGCCGGGCCGACTGGGGCCGCCCGCTTGTGCGCGGAGACGCCGGAGCGGGACGGGACGCTTCCGCATGATCGAGTGCGCACCGAGCATGCCAGGTAACGAGGCGACCGGGGCAGGTCGCTGACGTGTCGCCGGCGTTCGACACCACTGGCGTGCCCCGGGGTCGGCCGCTTACTCCGGTACGTTCCACAGGGTGCCCATGACACGTGCCGCAGGATGCTACTGATGCCTCCGGAGCAGGGTGGCCGGGGCAGGGCCGACGCCTACGGGGCGCTGTCGAGGGCGAGGGTCTGAGTGCCGGCCTCCGGAAGGTGGCAGGCCGGTCATGTGGCGACATCCACGCTCGCCGGGCAGGTCACCGGAGAGGTCGCGGAATCGGTGGCGAGGTGGATCAGCTCATCGAGTCGGCCGTACGCCTCATGGACATCAACGGAGCCACTGCGCTCGTCACCGGAACCAACCGCGGCATCGGCCGCCGTCTTGCCGCCCAGCTAGTCGAGCGGGGCGCAAGGGTCTACTCGACTGCCTGTCAACACGGGGCCATCGATCTCGACGGTGTCGAGGTCCTCCCCCTGGACATCTCCGACCCCGACGCCGTCGCGGCGGCAGCCCGCGCGGCGGGCGAGGTGAACCTGCTCGTCAACAACGCCGGAATCGGAGGTGGTGCCCTCGGCGTTCGTCCGGGTTCCACGGCGGCCGCGAGGAGGACGGGACGCCCTACGGAGCGCCCCCGCCCGCGGGTGGGTTTCCGGTTCCGGTCAGCAGCCGCAGGAGGTGCGTGCAGGCCGGTTCCTCCCGCGTGTGCTGGGTGACGACCTCCCAGGTGCCCCGTTCGTAGGCGCCGGTCTCCCACATGCCCGGGGTGGTTCGGGAGCGGCGCAGGTAGAGGAAGTCGGTCGGCAGGGGGGAGGGCTCGTGCACGCCCTCGATGTAGTAGTGGCCGTCCCGCACGCCCAGGGCGCGCAGGACGGTGTGCAGGGTGCCGCGGTTCACCCGCGGTCCCGGGTCAGCCCGCCTCGTGAGCGAGGTAGCCGTGGTCCAGGAGCCACTTGATGTTCAGACGCTCGCCGTCGCCCGGGTTGAGGAGGGTGGGGTCGAGCTTGATCTGCTGTCCGCCGCCGGGCTGTTCGAACCAGGGGGCGATGCCGCCCTGCCAGACGGCGAAGGACTGCGTGACGGTGTAGCGGTGGTAGTCGCACGGGTAGGCCGGCTCGCGGGTGTTGAGGTTCTGCGGCGGCAGCGCCCGCTCGGCGTAGGAGTCGCCGGCGGGGGCGAGGTAGGAGCCGTACTCGGAGCCGAAACGGTCCAGGTCCTCACCCGGCTCCAGGATCTCCACGTGCTGGTCGACCTCCCCGTTGACCTCCGCGAACCCGTCATTGGGCGGGTACTTCCATCCCGCCGGTCCCTCAGGGTCCTCGTCCTTCCAGTACTTGGCCAGGAACGCGCTGGGGGAGAGGTCGCCGGTGCGCTGGTAGTTCTTCAGCAGCGGCCCCACCGGGGCCTCCCAGGGGCGAGGCAGGGTCTCCGGACCCAGCCGGGCGTCGCCCTGGTACGCGCCGGTGCACGGGGCCGGCCGCGGGGCCGCTTGCTCCGTCCGGTGATACTCATCGCTCGCGGGGGGCGTGGCGGTCGTGGCGGTCGTGGGGGCCGCGACGGTGGAGGCGGTCGTGGCGGTCGCGGTCGTCGGGGACAGCGCGGTGGCCAAGAGCAGGGTCAGGGCGGACAGGGAGGCGCGTGAGCGGTTCTTCACGTGTCGTACTCCGGTGTTCGTCGGGGCGCCCTGGCTCGTACGAGGCCACCCGCCGGGGCGCGCAGTGGCAAGGTGAACAACGACGGTGGCGCATGCCAGGGCCGATGCTGTCGGGGCGTTGTCGCCCGGCTTCCACAGTCAGGAGGTGGCCGTCCCGGCTGGTGCGGCGTTTCGACGTGAAGATCAACGATCGC
Coding sequences within it:
- a CDS encoding TNT domain-containing protein, with the protein product MATALSPTTATATTASTVAAPTTATTATPPASDEYHRTEQAAPRPAPCTGAYQGDARLGPETLPRPWEAPVGPLLKNYQRTGDLSPSAFLAKYWKDEDPEGPAGWKYPPNDGFAEVNGEVDQHVEILEPGEDLDRFGSEYGSYLAPAGDSYAERALPPQNLNTREPAYPCDYHRYTVTQSFAVWQGGIAPWFEQPGGGQQIKLDPTLLNPGDGERLNIKWLLDHGYLAHEAG
- a CDS encoding SDR family NAD(P)-dependent oxidoreductase, which translates into the protein MDINGATALVTGTNRGIGRRLAAQLVERGARVYSTACQHGAIDLDGVEVLPLDISDPDAVAAAARAAGEVNLLVNNAGIGGGALGVRPGSTAAARRTGRPTERPRPRVGFRFRSAAAGGACRPVPPACAG